The following coding sequences lie in one Rhodohalobacter barkolensis genomic window:
- a CDS encoding sugar porter family MFS transporter: MDNKNVTEEVGIDNMGRVIFLSTIAAIGGFLFGFDSGVINGTVGALQEAFNSDAVGTGFNVASMLLGCALGAFFGGSLADKFGRKPILLITAVAFIFSAWGSGAAGSSTFFVFARILGGFAVGAASVLVPAYISEIAPPKVRGALTTLMQLMIVIGLFIAFVSNYNIAGSAGGATEPFWGGFDAWQWMFWVEMIPAGIFFLGLLFIPESPRYLVAAGKLDEARAVLSSLATGDTADDKIKDIQSTLEENRKPRLSDIISKHTGKIQPIIWVGLGLTTLQQFTGINVVFYYGATLWQAAGFTEENALLQNVISGSVNVLFTFVAIALVDKVGRKPLLMIGALGQAVMLGILALIFGTAAATDGGALQLEGNMGLYALLSANGYIAFFAFTWGPIMWVMLGEMFPNQFRGAALAVCGLIHWLSNFTITMTFPVLLASIGLGLSYGIYAGFGVIAFFFVKRYVVETKGRTLEDMSRDIQK, encoded by the coding sequence ATGGATAATAAAAACGTTACGGAAGAGGTAGGAATTGATAATATGGGAAGGGTTATCTTTCTATCAACTATTGCAGCTATTGGAGGTTTTCTTTTCGGATTTGATAGTGGTGTGATCAACGGTACAGTTGGGGCACTGCAAGAGGCATTTAACTCAGATGCTGTCGGGACGGGTTTTAATGTAGCCTCGATGTTACTTGGTTGTGCTCTGGGTGCTTTTTTTGGTGGTAGCCTTGCCGATAAATTTGGCCGGAAACCAATTCTGCTAATTACAGCTGTGGCCTTTATTTTCAGTGCATGGGGATCCGGTGCAGCCGGAAGTTCGACGTTCTTTGTATTTGCCAGAATTCTGGGTGGATTTGCTGTGGGGGCTGCAAGTGTGCTGGTTCCGGCGTACATCAGTGAAATTGCTCCTCCAAAGGTGCGTGGTGCCTTAACCACATTGATGCAGCTGATGATTGTAATCGGTCTGTTTATCGCATTTGTAAGTAACTACAATATTGCCGGAAGTGCCGGTGGTGCAACGGAACCGTTTTGGGGTGGTTTTGATGCGTGGCAATGGATGTTCTGGGTTGAGATGATTCCCGCCGGAATATTCTTTTTAGGCCTGTTGTTTATACCCGAATCACCAAGATATCTGGTTGCAGCCGGTAAACTGGATGAAGCAAGAGCAGTTTTATCCAGCTTGGCTACCGGAGATACTGCTGATGATAAGATCAAGGATATTCAGTCTACTTTAGAGGAAAATCGGAAGCCAAGACTTTCAGATATTATTTCAAAACATACCGGAAAAATTCAGCCGATTATCTGGGTAGGCTTGGGTTTAACAACTCTTCAGCAGTTTACAGGCATCAATGTGGTTTTCTACTATGGAGCAACACTTTGGCAAGCAGCAGGCTTTACAGAAGAAAATGCTTTACTTCAGAATGTGATCAGCGGATCGGTTAACGTGCTATTTACATTTGTGGCTATTGCGCTGGTCGACAAAGTAGGACGTAAGCCACTATTGATGATTGGAGCTTTGGGTCAGGCTGTAATGCTTGGAATATTAGCCTTAATATTTGGTACTGCAGCCGCTACCGATGGTGGTGCACTACAGCTTGAGGGTAATATGGGACTGTATGCCCTGCTATCTGCCAATGGTTATATTGCATTTTTTGCTTTCACATGGGGACCGATTATGTGGGTTATGCTGGGTGAAATGTTCCCTAACCAGTTCCGGGGCGCGGCACTTGCCGTCTGTGGATTAATTCACTGGTTATCAAATTTCACTATTACCATGACATTCCCCGTACTACTGGCGTCTATAGGTCTTGGATTATCATATGGCATTTATGCAGGATTTGGCGTCATCGCATTCTTTTTTGTGAAACGCTATGTGGTTGAAACAAAAGGGCGTACACTGGAAGATATGTCCCGCGATATCCAGAAATAA
- a CDS encoding SusC/RagA family TonB-linked outer membrane protein: protein MKTVTLIKGFTFLLLMVMISSLMPAKASVQNQSSESELPQLVTYYSVKNYSSQIPELQSSISVDFQNISVVEALFQVAEKADLEIAFDSGIFDDDDLVTLQNNKISVGESLEQILKNTGYEAVITSRRQIILRERVVEEIEEEELMVDVQGQVVDAETGEPLFGVTVFVVGTQTGTTTDAEGRFTLTVPDGGEVLAFSYVGYVRQEVPIEDETEFFIEMRSDVAMLEDVVVVGYGVQQRTEVTGSVSSINAETIQNNPTSSFENALQGRLAGVNVAESTGEPGAAPQVVIRGTGSISAGNDPLYVIDGVPLSQNYNQQGSIGSQRASFQPPRANPLSTLNPNDIESIEVLKDASAAAIYGSRGSNGVVLITTRQGRKDTAPQVNFRTYLGVQTPFNVPELMNAEEIIDYTKDARNNTYLREQDPTNPSSPFYNPQYDPDTNAGREASGATGNHIIPDAYVNWDGTDTDWLDLVLDQSVLQNYDMSVSGGSSNVTYFLGGGYMDQTGIVEGSAFNRYSINANLNADLSEKVQLGLTVNGAFTEHDRKPAGAPYFGTPPGIIYSAMTQSPVVDPYNEDGTYRQLEGSHNDLGGAMTTTNHPLAVRDYIDERIANNRIYGNLNTRYQILENLQFKTMVGYDLDNYQRSYYQGTQLYYRGGDPRPFGQSSSAQSFNWLWENTLNYQASVGEDHRIDAVAGYTVQKQRDERNSVEAQNFPDDQIKTVNGGQVTNGSQFIEEWSLISYLARVNYVFKDRYLLTGTIRSDRSSRFGANNQTGVFPSVSLGWRMTREPFMADQNLFSELKPRISYGVTGNFLIPNYGSIGLLSGSNYVFDDQIVSGATPSTLGNSELTWETTKQLNVGLDYALMEDRIYGSFDYYVSNTEDLLLEVNIPAVTGFTRALTNIGEVENKGFEVQLTSRNMVGAFQWSTDFNFSTNTNEVKKLGNEGDPILVPGAAGVRHITRVGDAIGSYYGYEVVGIFQTQDEIDNAPEDLEGNPTPGDFQFRDVNGDGFIDADDRTIIGSYHPDYTWGLTNRFNWRNIDFSFFLQGVEGREVMNLTARHLKNGEANFGSYAVLNDRWRSPQDPGNGEHPKAERASGGNNNRASSYQVEDGSYIKLKNITLGYNLPQSLISDFAQNVRLYGSVTNVAIWTDYNGFNPEVNLQPGNGLTPGEDYGAYPLSRAFQFGIDISF from the coding sequence ATGAAAACCGTTACGTTGATAAAAGGATTTACTTTCCTGCTATTGATGGTGATGATCTCATCATTGATGCCGGCAAAAGCATCCGTTCAAAATCAGTCTTCGGAGTCTGAGTTACCGCAGTTGGTAACCTATTATTCCGTTAAGAACTACAGTAGTCAAATACCGGAGTTACAATCTTCTATATCTGTTGATTTTCAAAATATCTCAGTTGTGGAAGCGCTTTTCCAAGTTGCCGAAAAAGCAGACCTGGAAATCGCATTCGATTCCGGAATTTTTGACGATGATGATCTGGTAACATTACAGAATAATAAAATCAGTGTAGGTGAATCACTTGAACAGATTTTAAAAAACACCGGATACGAAGCGGTTATAACATCACGCCGCCAAATCATACTTCGCGAAAGAGTTGTGGAAGAGATTGAGGAAGAGGAGTTGATGGTAGATGTTCAGGGACAAGTTGTGGATGCCGAAACCGGTGAGCCGCTGTTTGGTGTTACCGTTTTTGTTGTTGGAACACAAACCGGTACAACTACCGATGCTGAAGGAAGATTTACCTTAACAGTTCCGGATGGTGGCGAAGTTTTGGCTTTTTCATACGTTGGATATGTAAGACAAGAAGTTCCAATTGAAGATGAAACGGAGTTTTTCATTGAAATGAGATCCGATGTGGCCATGCTTGAAGATGTAGTCGTTGTCGGGTATGGTGTTCAGCAAAGAACAGAGGTAACCGGTTCCGTCTCTTCTATAAATGCTGAAACTATTCAGAATAATCCAACTTCAAGTTTTGAAAATGCCCTTCAGGGTCGACTTGCAGGTGTAAACGTAGCAGAATCGACCGGTGAACCCGGAGCTGCTCCTCAGGTGGTTATCCGTGGTACAGGTTCTATTTCTGCGGGTAACGATCCTCTCTATGTAATTGATGGAGTTCCTCTGTCTCAAAACTACAATCAGCAGGGATCTATCGGATCACAGCGGGCGTCTTTTCAACCCCCAAGAGCGAATCCGTTATCAACACTGAACCCGAATGACATTGAGTCGATTGAGGTACTGAAAGATGCTTCTGCAGCAGCTATTTACGGTTCAAGAGGTTCAAACGGTGTAGTTTTGATTACTACCAGACAAGGTAGAAAAGATACTGCACCTCAGGTCAATTTCAGGACTTACTTGGGAGTTCAGACTCCATTTAACGTACCGGAACTGATGAATGCAGAGGAGATTATTGACTACACAAAAGATGCGAGAAATAATACCTATCTGAGAGAGCAGGATCCGACCAATCCTTCCAGCCCATTCTATAACCCGCAGTATGATCCTGATACGAATGCAGGCCGAGAGGCTTCCGGCGCAACGGGTAACCATATCATTCCGGATGCATATGTAAATTGGGACGGAACAGATACAGACTGGCTTGACCTGGTACTGGATCAATCCGTACTTCAAAATTATGATATGTCGGTTAGTGGCGGTTCGTCAAACGTAACCTACTTTTTAGGAGGTGGTTACATGGATCAAACTGGTATAGTAGAGGGTTCCGCATTTAACCGATACTCAATCAATGCGAATCTAAATGCAGACCTTTCAGAAAAAGTTCAGCTTGGACTTACTGTAAATGGAGCCTTTACCGAACATGATAGAAAACCGGCCGGCGCTCCCTACTTCGGAACACCTCCGGGTATTATCTATTCTGCTATGACGCAATCTCCGGTTGTAGATCCATACAACGAAGATGGCACTTATCGTCAGCTGGAGGGAAGTCATAATGACCTTGGTGGTGCGATGACAACAACCAACCACCCGCTTGCTGTAAGAGATTACATTGATGAGCGCATTGCGAATAACAGAATTTACGGTAATCTGAATACCAGATATCAAATACTGGAAAACTTGCAGTTTAAGACAATGGTAGGATATGACCTTGATAACTATCAAAGATCCTATTACCAGGGAACGCAACTCTATTACAGAGGTGGCGATCCAAGACCATTCGGACAATCCTCATCAGCTCAGAGTTTTAACTGGCTGTGGGAAAATACACTGAACTACCAGGCATCTGTCGGTGAAGATCATCGTATTGATGCGGTTGCAGGTTACACTGTTCAAAAGCAGCGTGATGAAAGAAACTCTGTAGAAGCACAGAATTTCCCGGATGATCAGATAAAAACTGTAAACGGTGGCCAAGTAACCAATGGATCACAATTTATAGAAGAGTGGTCGTTGATCTCTTATTTGGCTCGTGTCAATTACGTGTTTAAAGATCGCTATCTCCTTACCGGTACCATCCGTTCTGACAGATCGTCAAGGTTTGGTGCGAATAATCAGACAGGTGTATTCCCATCCGTTTCTTTGGGTTGGAGAATGACACGTGAGCCTTTTATGGCTGATCAGAACTTGTTCAGTGAGTTGAAGCCAAGAATTAGTTACGGTGTTACGGGTAACTTCCTGATTCCTAACTACGGTTCAATCGGTCTGTTGTCGGGTTCAAACTATGTGTTTGATGATCAAATTGTTTCAGGAGCAACTCCTTCAACTTTAGGTAACTCAGAACTTACATGGGAAACCACCAAGCAGTTGAATGTTGGTCTTGACTATGCACTTATGGAGGATCGTATTTACGGTTCGTTTGATTATTACGTGAGTAACACAGAAGATTTACTTCTTGAGGTGAACATTCCTGCAGTTACAGGCTTTACTCGTGCACTAACCAATATCGGTGAAGTTGAAAACAAAGGTTTTGAAGTTCAGCTTACCTCACGAAATATGGTCGGAGCTTTCCAATGGTCAACAGATTTTAACTTCTCTACAAACACAAATGAGGTTAAAAAACTGGGTAACGAAGGAGATCCGATTCTCGTACCGGGTGCTGCCGGAGTTCGACACATCACCCGAGTAGGTGATGCTATCGGTAGCTACTATGGCTATGAAGTTGTGGGCATTTTCCAAACTCAGGATGAGATTGACAATGCACCTGAAGACCTTGAAGGAAACCCAACTCCGGGTGACTTCCAGTTCAGAGATGTGAATGGTGATGGATTTATTGATGCGGATGACCGAACAATCATTGGCAGCTACCATCCTGATTATACATGGGGTTTAACCAACCGCTTTAACTGGAGAAATATCGACTTTAGCTTCTTCCTGCAAGGTGTGGAAGGAAGAGAAGTCATGAACCTTACTGCTCGCCACCTGAAAAACGGTGAGGCCAATTTTGGAAGCTACGCGGTATTGAACGACCGATGGAGGTCGCCTCAAGATCCTGGAAATGGTGAGCATCCAAAAGCTGAGAGAGCTTCAGGCGGTAACAATAACCGTGCTTCATCTTATCAGGTAGAGGATGGTTCATACATCAAACTGAAGAATATCACCTTAGGTTATAATCTTCCTCAGTCGCTCATATCAGACTTTGCACAGAATGTAAGACTGTACGGTTCTGTGACAAATGTTGCGATCTGGACTGATTACAATGGATTTAACCCTGAAGTGAATTTGCAACCCGGTAATGGATTGACTCCGGGCGAAGATTATGGAGCATATCCATTGTCGAGAGCATTTCAGTTTGGTATCGACATCTCCTTTTAA
- the nagB gene encoding glucosamine-6-phosphate deaminase, with translation MDLTDHLGQKIFEKIDTTIFSDAREASKVVANEIAGLIRARNQIGQNTVLGLATGSTPIQVYGELVRLHREEGLSFERVVTFNLDEYYPIRPEELQSYVRFMNEYLFDHIDIKKENVHIPDGTLEREDVYKYCKEYEQKIEQVGGLDVQILGIGRTGHIGFNEPGSLEKTRTRLVTLDELTRADAAASFFGEEHVPRRAITMGVGTILKAKKIYLMAWGESKASIIQRSVEGEISAQVPATFLQKHENTKVILDEAAASELTRRKTPWLVGPCKWDDRRIRKAVTWLSLKISKPILKLTDEDYNQHGMSDVVTDYGPAYNVNIRVFNQVQHTITGWPGGKPNADDSNRPERAEPFPKRVLIFSPHPDDDVISMGGTLMRLTDHGHEVHIAYQTSGNISVYDNEALRYADFISQYSSNKAEKNLFENLLNSVEEKTPGDTDSEVMLEIKTKIRQAEARAACRYSGLPEENIHFLNMPFYETGRAKKNHLSDNDIRLIQDVMEKVKPHQIYAAGDLSDPHGTHRICWDAIRTALENLKNEAWMKDCFVWLYKGVWQDWDISDIDMAVPLSPDERLKKRRAIFKHASQKDQPKYPGAESREFWMIADERTMKTAKLYDQLGLAEYDSIEGFTRYMLD, from the coding sequence ATGGATTTGACCGATCATCTTGGGCAGAAAATTTTTGAAAAAATTGATACAACTATCTTTTCTGATGCTAGAGAAGCTTCGAAAGTTGTAGCGAACGAGATAGCCGGTCTTATTCGAGCCCGAAATCAGATTGGACAAAATACAGTTCTGGGCCTGGCCACCGGTTCAACTCCGATCCAGGTATATGGTGAACTGGTTCGGTTACACCGTGAGGAGGGATTAAGTTTTGAAAGGGTAGTAACATTTAATCTGGATGAGTACTACCCAATCCGGCCGGAGGAACTGCAGAGCTACGTGAGGTTCATGAATGAGTATCTTTTTGACCACATTGATATCAAAAAAGAGAATGTTCACATTCCGGATGGTACACTCGAGAGGGAAGATGTTTATAAGTACTGCAAAGAGTACGAGCAGAAAATTGAGCAAGTTGGCGGACTGGATGTCCAGATATTAGGAATCGGCCGAACCGGCCATATTGGTTTTAACGAACCGGGATCGCTCGAAAAAACAAGAACCCGGTTGGTAACACTGGATGAGTTGACCCGGGCAGATGCGGCCGCATCATTTTTTGGTGAAGAGCATGTACCGCGAAGAGCCATTACAATGGGTGTTGGCACCATTCTGAAAGCCAAAAAGATCTATTTAATGGCTTGGGGGGAATCAAAAGCCTCAATTATTCAAAGGTCTGTAGAAGGTGAAATATCGGCCCAGGTTCCTGCTACTTTCCTTCAAAAGCACGAAAACACAAAAGTAATTCTGGATGAAGCGGCTGCTTCCGAATTGACCAGGAGGAAGACTCCGTGGCTGGTTGGTCCTTGTAAATGGGACGATCGAAGAATACGAAAAGCGGTTACCTGGCTAAGTCTAAAAATCAGTAAGCCCATTCTTAAACTTACGGATGAGGATTATAATCAACATGGGATGAGTGATGTAGTTACTGATTACGGTCCTGCATACAATGTTAATATTCGTGTTTTTAATCAGGTTCAGCACACTATAACCGGTTGGCCCGGTGGTAAACCCAATGCGGATGATTCTAACAGACCGGAACGGGCAGAACCATTTCCGAAAAGAGTTTTAATTTTTTCACCCCACCCGGATGATGACGTAATTTCAATGGGAGGTACCTTAATGCGTTTGACGGATCACGGTCATGAAGTTCACATAGCCTACCAGACATCGGGTAATATTTCTGTATACGACAATGAGGCCCTTCGATATGCTGATTTTATTTCCCAGTACAGTTCGAATAAAGCTGAGAAGAACCTATTTGAGAATTTGCTGAATTCAGTGGAAGAAAAAACTCCCGGTGATACAGATTCTGAAGTCATGCTGGAGATTAAAACGAAAATACGTCAGGCCGAAGCGCGTGCCGCATGTCGATATTCGGGCTTGCCTGAAGAGAATATTCACTTTTTAAATATGCCTTTTTATGAAACGGGAAGGGCTAAAAAGAATCATCTCTCTGATAATGATATCCGTTTAATACAAGATGTAATGGAAAAGGTGAAGCCTCATCAGATATATGCTGCCGGGGATTTATCTGATCCGCACGGGACTCACAGAATTTGCTGGGATGCCATTCGTACCGCACTCGAAAATCTTAAAAACGAAGCGTGGATGAAAGACTGTTTTGTCTGGCTGTATAAAGGTGTTTGGCAGGATTGGGATATCAGTGATATTGATATGGCTGTGCCGTTGAGTCCGGATGAGAGGTTGAAAAAACGCCGTGCGATTTTTAAACACGCTTCGCAGAAAGATCAGCCAAAATATCCCGGAGCCGAAAGCCGTGAATTCTGGATGATTGCTGATGAACGAACGATGAAAACAGCTAAACTTTATGATCAGCTGGGACTTGCAGAGTACGACTCTATTGAAGGTTTTACACGCTATATGTTAGACTGA
- a CDS encoding FecR family protein, with protein sequence MVNKDEIWPVIVRYLDNTMDNYDSKRLEDWLSESNENSKILHSVSQIWKASEDKSQDIIIQELNLEEDWKSISDHINTSDEEQKKARILKFKRLRKRQQFVSRFMKVAILVLVAVASGLLTLQYAPAPQEKDYDPVFNEIRTSAGERARVDLGDGSKVTLNSASKLIMPETFSQKTREVELQGQAFFDIESDRNRPFLIHTQTGVIEVVGTSFDVRSYSEDDLIEVVVREGTVEISQQDEPDQKLIVNEGYKGSIVVSENRLNLKWVDDLDSYFGWMEGRIVFREDPLYSVFRQIERIYDVEISYMGTDDSILEKEFSADLKTRSVREVMDVLKMTMDIEFEIEDDRVIIL encoded by the coding sequence ATGGTAAATAAAGATGAAATATGGCCGGTAATTGTCAGGTATTTAGATAATACGATGGACAATTACGATTCTAAGAGGCTGGAAGATTGGCTTTCGGAGAGCAATGAAAATAGTAAAATCCTCCACTCGGTTAGTCAGATCTGGAAAGCTTCTGAAGATAAATCTCAGGATATAATAATCCAGGAATTGAATCTCGAAGAGGATTGGAAAAGCATTTCTGATCATATTAACACCTCGGATGAGGAGCAAAAAAAGGCAAGGATACTGAAATTTAAGCGGCTGCGTAAGCGCCAGCAATTTGTATCCCGGTTTATGAAGGTAGCTATTCTGGTACTCGTAGCCGTAGCGTCCGGATTGTTAACACTTCAATACGCTCCGGCACCACAGGAAAAAGATTACGATCCTGTATTTAATGAAATTAGAACAAGTGCAGGGGAGCGTGCCAGAGTTGATCTGGGTGACGGTTCTAAGGTTACACTTAATTCGGCAAGTAAGTTGATTATGCCGGAGACATTCAGTCAAAAAACCCGGGAAGTTGAACTGCAGGGGCAGGCATTTTTTGATATAGAATCCGACAGAAACCGTCCATTTTTGATTCACACTCAGACTGGAGTGATCGAAGTAGTGGGCACATCATTCGACGTTCGCTCATACAGTGAAGATGATCTGATTGAAGTGGTGGTTCGGGAAGGTACTGTAGAAATTAGCCAACAGGATGAGCCGGACCAGAAGCTGATTGTTAATGAAGGATATAAAGGTTCAATCGTAGTTTCTGAAAATCGTCTCAACCTAAAATGGGTTGATGATCTGGATAGCTATTTTGGCTGGATGGAAGGCCGCATAGTTTTTCGTGAAGACCCTTTATATAGTGTATTCCGCCAGATCGAAAGAATCTACGATGTTGAAATAAGTTACATGGGGACGGATGATTCTATTTTAGAAAAAGAATTTTCGGCTGATCTGAAAACAAGGTCAGTCCGTGAAGTGATGGACGTTTTGAAAATGACCATGGACATCGAGTTTGAAATAGAAGATGACCGTGTGATCATTTTATAA
- a CDS encoding RagB/SusD family nutrient uptake outer membrane protein, whose product MNKLKTLLLVLPALILVVSCGDDFTILAPQSERNVENFYQSDTDFRVAINGAYAGIADNNLYGRNLMLLHEMRSDNTFNGGGATGLAESLQRITRFDELPGSTELEDTWAGGYKVIASVNTILSRIDNVDFDNPDLADRIEGEALFIRSLVYYNLAVTYGNIPLQLEEVTTPNVEINQVSADVIYDQIITDLGTAEGLLPASYSGSDVGRATSGAASTLLGLVHLTNGNSGLAEDALRRVVDSQEYELVPAYADIWGPSNENNIESIFEIQYKSGGQGTGSGFTEYYSTDLSISGGVGGGNVPQGINDNLLDAYDETDDDRFETIGTDEDDLPYLNKYDASQSIAFDSDVNFIVFRYADVLLMLAEAIGESPEAYDLIDEVRERSGLTTPSATLTGSFEEILLLERRREFVGENKRWPDLLRFGVAPQVMADFLSDEGLTPSDIRLLYPIPQRELDAAPGQLTQNPL is encoded by the coding sequence ATGAATAAATTAAAAACACTGTTGCTGGTACTGCCGGCACTGATTCTGGTAGTTTCGTGCGGAGATGATTTCACAATTCTTGCTCCGCAATCGGAACGTAACGTTGAGAATTTCTATCAATCAGATACCGATTTTAGAGTGGCCATTAACGGCGCTTATGCAGGTATTGCTGATAACAACCTTTATGGTCGGAATCTTATGCTTCTGCATGAGATGAGATCGGATAACACCTTTAATGGTGGTGGAGCCACAGGTTTGGCAGAATCGTTACAACGAATTACTCGTTTCGATGAGTTGCCCGGATCCACTGAACTGGAAGATACCTGGGCCGGTGGCTATAAAGTGATTGCAAGTGTCAACACAATTCTCAGCAGAATTGATAATGTTGACTTTGACAATCCTGACCTGGCCGATCGAATTGAAGGGGAAGCACTCTTTATCCGTTCACTGGTTTATTACAACCTGGCTGTAACTTATGGAAATATTCCTCTTCAGCTGGAAGAAGTAACCACTCCAAATGTTGAGATCAATCAGGTTTCTGCGGATGTGATTTATGATCAAATCATTACCGATCTGGGAACAGCTGAAGGTCTGCTGCCTGCCTCTTATTCCGGAAGTGATGTAGGTCGTGCCACAAGTGGTGCGGCTTCAACTCTGCTGGGATTGGTTCACCTGACGAATGGTAATTCCGGACTTGCAGAAGATGCACTGCGCCGAGTGGTAGACTCTCAGGAGTATGAACTGGTGCCGGCCTATGCTGATATCTGGGGACCATCCAACGAAAACAATATTGAGTCCATATTTGAGATTCAGTATAAGTCGGGTGGCCAGGGTACAGGAAGTGGCTTCACAGAGTACTACTCTACAGATTTATCAATTTCTGGTGGAGTAGGTGGAGGTAACGTACCTCAGGGAATAAACGATAACCTCTTGGATGCGTATGACGAAACTGATGATGACCGTTTTGAAACGATCGGAACTGACGAAGATGACTTGCCATATTTGAATAAATACGACGCCAGTCAATCCATCGCTTTTGATTCGGATGTCAACTTTATCGTATTCCGATATGCGGATGTACTTCTCATGTTGGCCGAAGCAATCGGTGAGAGTCCGGAAGCATACGACCTGATAGATGAAGTTCGGGAACGTTCCGGGCTGACCACGCCTTCTGCAACCCTTACAGGAAGTTTTGAGGAGATCTTACTCCTTGAACGTCGCCGTGAATTTGTGGGCGAAAATAAGAGATGGCCTGATTTACTCCGTTTTGGAGTAGCTCCGCAGGTGATGGCAGATTTTCTGTCTGATGAAGGATTAACCCCTTCAGATATTCGGTTGCTCTACCCAATTCCTCAGCGCGAACTGGACGCAGCACCCGGACAGCTAACACAGAATCCGCTTTAA
- a CDS encoding RNA polymerase sigma-70 factor — MDGGDKAHHKLVEQIRSGDQCAFEKLFHLHYARLCVFSNSYLKSLDVARDVVQEVFIKIWDNREEFEIRHSLKAYLYQAVRNQSLNHLEKNKQKIRLKESLKEQRDLLQEEVPTDFSTEELTQKVWKIVDELPERRKMIFILYRKHGLSYKEIAEVMDITRKTVENQMGKSLQYLRERLDL; from the coding sequence ATGGATGGTGGAGATAAAGCTCATCATAAACTTGTGGAACAAATACGTTCAGGAGATCAGTGTGCTTTTGAAAAACTGTTCCACCTCCATTATGCAAGGCTCTGCGTTTTCTCGAACAGTTACTTAAAATCACTGGACGTGGCCCGGGACGTGGTTCAGGAAGTATTTATTAAAATTTGGGATAACAGAGAAGAGTTTGAAATCCGGCACTCTTTAAAAGCCTATCTATACCAGGCTGTACGGAATCAGTCGCTCAATCATCTTGAAAAAAATAAGCAGAAAATTAGACTGAAAGAGAGCTTAAAAGAGCAGAGGGATCTGCTTCAGGAAGAAGTTCCCACAGATTTTAGTACCGAAGAGCTTACCCAAAAAGTGTGGAAAATTGTTGATGAGCTACCCGAAAGGCGTAAGATGATCTTTATTCTCTACCGTAAACACGGTTTATCTTATAAAGAGATTGCCGAAGTGATGGACATTACTCGGAAAACGGTAGAAAACCAGATGGGGAAATCACTGCAATACCTGAGAGAACGACTCGACTTATAG
- a CDS encoding universal stress protein, producing MIKRILVALDPDGDTPVATRYAIRLAKKFDAELTGLAVVDVGNLNTMIGVGGYGTEYAAREVWVEMTEETQKVAQNLLNVFKKSVEKEGIRHRDLKQQGASAELIIEEMKYHDLLVLGRDSKFFYSEPDKDTRTLAKVVKGGVSPTLVVTDEYREIENIMIAFDGSSAAARSLKAFVHLLPYGKDIEIDLVNVADGESSEAMEKSASILKMAENYLKAHNFNYIIKTVLEKGEPGLRILDRQLMKNPDLLLLGAHSVSAVKRTAFGSTTHYLITSTMGPLFLSP from the coding sequence ACACGCTACGCAATTCGCCTTGCAAAAAAGTTCGATGCCGAATTGACGGGTTTAGCAGTAGTAGATGTTGGGAATTTGAACACCATGATTGGTGTAGGAGGGTACGGAACCGAGTATGCAGCCAGAGAAGTATGGGTAGAAATGACTGAAGAGACTCAAAAAGTTGCACAGAATTTATTGAATGTATTTAAAAAATCTGTTGAAAAAGAGGGAATAAGACACCGCGATTTAAAGCAACAAGGGGCTTCAGCAGAGTTAATCATTGAAGAGATGAAATACCACGATCTGCTGGTTTTGGGAAGAGATTCTAAATTTTTTTACAGTGAACCTGATAAAGATACACGCACCTTAGCCAAGGTGGTAAAGGGTGGAGTTTCTCCGACGTTAGTTGTCACAGATGAATACAGAGAGATTGAAAATATTATGATTGCATTTGACGGTAGCTCTGCTGCTGCACGATCCTTGAAAGCTTTTGTTCATTTGCTGCCCTATGGGAAAGATATTGAGATTGATCTGGTGAATGTAGCTGATGGTGAATCGAGTGAGGCTATGGAAAAATCAGCAAGCATATTGAAAATGGCTGAAAATTATTTAAAGGCTCACAATTTTAACTATATCATCAAAACTGTATTGGAGAAAGGGGAACCCGGCTTGAGAATTCTGGATCGTCAACTGATGAAGAATCCGGATCTTCTGCTTTTGGGGGCACACTCAGTGTCTGCAGTAAAACGGACAGCATTTGGGTCAACAACGCACTACCTGATTACAAGCACAATGGGTCCGTTGTTTTTAAGTCCATAA